The window CCTGGAATACCACAGTGACCTGAACGTCCATTGCAAGGGCTGCATTGGCTACTACCAATCCGAGAGTAGCCTTTTCTGGATCGTCAAGTCCATGGGTGATAATTACCACAAGCTTTTTTCCAGCTATTGATCCTGCCATTTTTATATTACCTCCTTATATTTTAATGAAGAAAATATGTAGGGGTTAGGTGCTAGTTTTTTGGGTAGATGATGACTCCAGTAGATATTCAGAAATATCCTTAATTTCTACTTTATCTTGAGTAGCAGCTTTTAGATTGAGATGACAGACGGGACACATAGTCACTATTTTTTTGCCAATGGCCGAAAGAGATTCCAGCCTTTTTTGAGCTATCTCCCTGGTCTTTTCAGGAAAAAGTGACTCTATTGGTCCACCACAACAGTGGGTTAGTCTCCCAGACAGTTCAGGCTCACATACATTATATCCGGCTTGTTTGAGCAGTTTTCTTGGGGCCTCTGATACATCCAGATATCGCGTATAAACGCATGAATCGTGGATTACTACTTTACTATCTCCATTAAAGTGGAGTTTTTTAGGGAGCTTTTCAGCTAGTATCTCGAGATAACTTTTTACCTCAAGGTCAAATCCATTGATCAGCTCTGGATAGATATGTCCTAAGATATAAGTAGTGTGAGGATCTACGGTGATTACAGTACCTACGCCTGCCTCTTTGAGAGTTCTATAGACTTTTTTTGCATGTCTTTCAAAGACGTGTTGAAGTCCCAAGTCATAGGCAAGGGTACCTGCATAGTCTTCTCTTTCATAGAGGTATCCAGGGTCAATGCCTGCTAATCTCAAGAGGAAAACGATATTTCGTAGATAGCCATTATATAGTCTAATGTCTTGTGGAGATGCGGCAGCAATTGACATTAGAGTAGATACGCTAAAGATGGGATTTATGATTCTAGCAAGTCTAGTCTTTTGGGAAGGGTTAGAGATCTTCTTTTGCCTTTTCTGTACCCCTTTAATAAAGGGTATTATTTGATACATGTGTCCTGTAAAGATTACAACCTTTCCGCCTCGTTTCAGTCCAAGGCCTTTGGCCCAGGCAGTTAGTCGCTTCCAGCTCAGGGGAAAGGCGCTCTTTCTAATGGCAATATTCTGTTCCAGTATTGCAAGTATGTCTTCTTTGGGAAGTGTCATGGTTTAAACACCTTTTTATTTAGATATATTCTTAGGAGCCTTATATTGTTGGATATTTTTACTCCTTCTGGACAATTCTCCTCACACATTCTGCAAAGAAGGCAGGAAAAAATGGGGTCAGATTCATCTCTTAGACGATCCTCTGCGCCGAGAAGGGCATATCTAAAAATTTCTCTTGGGAGGATAGGAAGTCCAACAGGACATAGGGCTGTACATGTTCCGCAGCTAAAGCACATGCTCGCATTAAAATCCCCAATTTTTTTTAGTTCTTTCAAGACATTTTCACTTACTTTGATCATGGCTTACTTCTTCCTGTATTTAAAATAACGATCCCGTCTTTCCTTTGGGACCTCCTCTATTAGGCTAAATTTTCGCATGGCCATGACATACATCATGATCTCGTCACTTGGCCATTGGATTGCCTGTGAAATTTCATTAATTGAAAGTGGGCCGCGCTCTTCGAGGACAGATAGTATTTTTTTCTGGAGCCCCATTTCGTCTCTGAATTTTTCAACAGTTGTCTTTGGCCGACTTGGTTTCATGGTCTAATCTCTCCTGTTAAGGCTTCAATCATTGCCCTAATTCGTTGATGCTCGTAACCCTTTATCTCTACGGCCTCTTTTGGACATACAGGAACGCAGGCGCCTTCTCCCTTACAGAGTCCAGGATTTACTTTTGCAACCTTTTTTCCGTCTACATCATTGATTGAGATTGCCTCATATGGACAAGCATCAATACACAATCCGCATCCATCACAGAGTTCTTCATAGACTTTGGCAATAAAGGGTTCGAGGTATACCTTTTCCTTTAGAAGCATTGACCCTGCCTTGGCAGCTGCTGCAAGTGCACTTTGAACACTCTCAGAGGCATTTTTGGGAGACTGTGAACACCCAGCAATGAACAGACCGTCTACTACTGTTTCCACAGGTCTGAGTTTGGGGTGTATTTCATTGTAAAAGCCGTCCTTGCCTATGGGGAGCTTTAGAATTGATTCAAGTTCAGGATTATCTCTGGGAACCATTCCTGTCACAAGGACTACTAGGTCACAGTCTATCTCCAGTTCCTGTTTTCGAGTGAGAAGGTCTTTTACTTTTACACGGTTTATTCCAACCTCCCTATCTATTATTACTTCAGGCGGGGATGAAGGAGAAAATTTTATGAAAATGGATCCTGTCTCTAGGGCCCTTTGATATAGAGCTTCAAATGCTCCATAGGTCCTAATATCTCTATATAAATGATATTGTACTATTTTTTCTCCAAAATTCTCGTGGGTACTGACTGCTGCATGAATGCCTGCTGTGCAGCAATAGCGGGAGCAATATGTCAATGCGTCTTCCTTTTTGGAGTTTTCTCTTGAACCAACGCAATAAATATAGCAAATTTTTTTTATCTTTTTTCCATTGAGCATAAGGGCGGATTTGTGAGTGCCTACATTTTTTTCCAGCAAATCCAGGTACTGCCCCAGAGTAATTACGAAAGGCGCTCCAAATCCTAGTTCACCCTCCTTTGGTGTATAGGGAGCAGCGCCTGTGGCCACAATAATTGCGCCTACATTTAATTCGATAACATCTCTATCATCTGTCTCTGGCCTCTTCACCTCTACCTTGATCGTGAAATCTCCTACGCTCCCTTTTTTCTCAATGAGTCTTGCCCCATAGTAAATATGTAAGGTATCAATGGCATTTGCCCTCAATCTAAGTGATTCGATGAGTTTTTTAGCATCAGTGTTATTGGGAAATAGTCTCTTTCTGTTGCGTATTAGTCCTCCAGGTTCATTTTCTTTTTCCACGACATATACATTGAGCCCCATCTGTCCAAGGCTTATTGCAGCTCTCATTCCTGCTATGCCAGCACCAATTATCAATACGGCCGGACGGGTCTTGATCTCTATAGGCTCCATGGGCTTTGAAAATCTAGTACTAGCAATCCCTGCCCTGACGAGTCGTATGGCCTTTTGGGTAGCTCCATCCTTATCGTGGGTATGTGTCCATGAACACTGTTCGCGAATATTGGCATGGCTATATTCATAGGGATTGAGTCCCCCACGTTTGGCCATGGACCTGAATGTACTTAAATGGAGTTTGGGGGAACAAGATGCAATAACAATCCCATTGAGATTGTATTCCCTTATGTACTTGATCATTTCTTCTTGGGCGGCATCAGAACAAGAAAACGTATTTACCCTGGCAACCACTACGCCTTTTTCTTTTGCTATGCCCTTAACTACCTTATCGACATCGATATAATCAGAGATGTTCCCGCCGCACCGGCATACAAATACCCCAATCCTTTTGTCCGCCATTATTCCTCCTAACGCAACCCTTCCAAAAGATTCTTTTCCTTCAACTCAAAACTCAACACTCAAAACTCAACACTTCCATTAGGCCTTGTCCCTGGATTTTAGATACGATGCCACCTGAGCTGCACAGGCCCCTGCATGAACTACGCAATCAGGAATATCCTTTGGGCCCGATGCAGATCCCGCCACGAACACTCCATCTACGTTGCTAAGGCAAGGCTCAGAAATTTCGCTAATTTCTTTAAAGAAGCTCAATTCATTTAATTGGGGAATATTGTCCTTAAATGCCTTTGTGATCTTTGAGTCTGCTAGCGCCCCTACTGAAAGCACCACAAGATCGTGTTTTGCACGTTTTAGTCCCCCTTTTCTCTCCATATCCTCGTAATAGAGGTAAAGATCATCTCCTGGGGCCTCTTCAATGCGCGCAACCTTGCCCTTTACAAAGACTACCCCCATTCCTTTGGCCTGCTCGTAGAATTCATCGTAGCCCTTTCCAAAGGCCCTGATGTCAATGTAATAGATAGTGACATTCGCAATAGGAAGCGCCCCCATGATGAGCTGGGCCTGTTTTATGGAATACATGCAACAAATACGGGAACACCATGGATTTCCGACTGTTTTGTCTCTGGAACCAGTACAGAGTATAAGGGCAATGTTGCCAGGGATTTTTCCATCTGAGGGCCTGAGTACCGCGTTGTAGGGCCGTGTTGGCGAAAGGAGTCTATCCATCTGCATTGCAGTAATGACATTTGGCATCCTTTCATATCCAAGGAGTTTCTTTTTGGATGGGTCAAACAGTTTAAATCCGGTTGCAGTGATTATGGCGCTTGCCTTCACATTGAGTTGGGTAGGCTCCATGGAAAAGTCAATAGCACCTGCCGGACATGCCTTTTTACACTCTAAACACTCTGAACAAGATCCGCAGTCAAGACACTCCATGGCTTTCTCAAGAGCCTGTTCCTCAGAGAGAAGGGGTCTCAAGGAAGCATCTTCCTTGGGCAAAGTCTCGTAGTGGCCGTGTTTAAATAGTTTCCTCCCTGTTGTTTTGTCCGACTCTTTTAATGTGACAGTCTTTCCCTCCAGAAATAAATGAATTTGTCTGGCGATTCGCTTGGCCTCCTGAATGCCTAGTACGATCCTACATGGATCCTCGACCACTGTCTCTGGCCTGAAGATTCGTTCATCTTCAGATGTGTAGGATTTATCTTCTGTGAATACAACGTCATATCCATTTGCCAAAATCTCTTTAAAAGATGCGGGTTTTATATCCTCGACATTTATACCCTTTGAAAGTATCCCTTGAATATCATTTTTTAGGATGTAACTAGGAAGATGGCCACCTTGCTTTGCCTTCAATAATATGCCCCCCAGTTCTTTTCCCCCTGTAAATATCGTTACACTATGTCCCTGTATGCATAGGAAATAGGCTAGGGCAAGAGATTCAACTCCAGAACCTACGATGCCTATTTTGTGTTTTCCCTGTGGTGGCTCACATGGTAAACCATCATCATTGTTATTTGGTTTTGCCCCAATCCTTTTCTCAGCGATAAAACGCTCAAGCTCCCTTATGGAAACTGGTTTATTAGAGCGTTTGCCTTTTGTGCAGTGTTTTTCACACGGGGCATAGCAAAGATAGCCCAATGATCCAACAAAAGGTGCATCCTCCATGTGCCTCTCATAAGCCCTCTCAAATCTTCCATTTCTTATCAGTGCTACCAGTCCATGTGCCCTTATTCCCGCAGGGCAGGAGTTTGAACACGGAGAAAGCCCCTTTTTCTCTATAACTGCCTTTTTGGGGACAGCCTGGGGAAATGGGATGTATATCGCCCTTCTCGCAATGAGTCCCTCGTTAAATTGGTCAATTCGTGCAACAGTGCATACCTTTTCACACTGAGAACACCCAGTACACTTTGAAGGATCTACAAAGGTAGGCTTTTGGGTAATTTTTACATCAAATGTCCCGTCTTCTAGCCTCTCAATGGATTTGACCTCGGAATATGTTAAGGTCGTAATATTTGGGTGATTATATGTTGCTGCCATTTTAGGAGTAGATATGCAACTCGAGCAGTCAAGAGTGGGAAAGACCTTTGAAAGGAGGATCATCTTACCGCCTATGCTGGCTTCTCGTTCCACCAGGAGCACTTTGAACCCCATATCTCCCAGGGTTAAGGCAGACTCCATGCCTGAAATGCCACCCCCAATAACTACGCAATCGAAATGGAGATTATCCATCTTGTTCTCCGCAGAGTTTCTTTAGGTTTTCCTCAAATTTTTTCATGTGGTTTTGGAATGCCTCTGAACACACGGAACATATCGCAGCCATCTTAATCCTTCGGGGGTCCATTCCATTGATTTTGACTAGCTCTTGGGCGTTTTTTACGACATCTGCTGTCCTTTTGGTGCAATCCTGAAGGAAGCTGCAATCTGTTCCGTCAGCGGCTATGAATACTCCATCAAATCCCTTTTTTAGGGCATACAGTATCCACCTTGGATCGATCCCGCTTGAACATGGAACGGATATCACTGAAACGCCGAGGGGATAGTCCAAGTGGGACGCCCCAGCCAGATCTATCCCCGGATCTGAGATGGTGTTGGTTGAAAAGACTAGGATCTTTAACATGTCACTCCTCAGCCTTTTTTACAAACAGCCTCCAAAATCCTGCCTCCTCAATGACTCCCAGAAAATCATGACCAGCGTTTTCAGCCCATAATGGCAGGTCATCATTTGTACCTTCATCAGATGATTGGACTTCTAGGATGGCTCCAGGGGCCAGATCTGCTATTGCTCGTTTTGCCTCGAGCAATGGACCAGGACAGGCTGTTCCCCTGGCATCTACAACTTTGTCTGGTTTTAACGAACTTAGATCTACGCTCATGGCATTCCTCCTATTTTTTTGTGGTTTGTCTTGATTCCATGGGTTCAAGTTCCTCAATGCACTTTAGAAGCTTGGCCTGGGACCTGAGCCTATCCAACAAAGTGGCTCTAATGAGGTCACAGGCCCTTGGAATCCTGTCATCCGATATGGAATAAACCACTGTTTGGCCGATCTTTTTTGTCTTCACAAGGCCACGGTTGCGAAGTTTTGCAAGATGCTGACTTGCATTGGCTATTGGAACCCCAATTGCCTGGGCGATCTCACTTACGCTCTTGTCTCCGCCAGAAAGGAGGTAGAGTATCATGAGCCGCTTGGGATTGGCCAAGACCTTACAGACTTCAGCGTGTTCGTCGAACACCTTGGGATCAAAGTCTATTTTTATTGTCACTTGTGAGCACTCCTGTTTTCAGTTTTGTTTAGATTAATATTTTCGAAAATTTGAAATTACTACTTGAAATTTAGGGGCGATGTCTTATTTTGTCAATATAAAAAAGTTTAAAATTCAATTATTGAAAATGGAGGAATATCTATGAAGGCTGCAGTTAGCATAACTGATCCTGAAAAAAGTTTGGATTCTCAAATAGATCCACGTTTTGGTAGAGCAGCTAACTTCCTTTTGGTAGACCTTGAAAAGGGGGAAGCCTTAAAGGTCATATCAAATTCTCAGGCAATGAATTTGGGCCACGGGGCTGGAATACAGGCAGCAACCTTGATCGTAGAGGAAGGAGCAGATGCAGTAGTAAGCGGATATGTTGGCCCAAAGGCATTTTCTGTTTTGAACGCCGCTGGAATCAAGGTCTATTCAGGGGCTGAAGGTACTGTCAAAGAGGTAATCAATCTTTTGAAAGAGGGGAAACTTACTCCTGGTGAAGCTCCAAGTTCAAATGGACATGGTATGGGAATGGGGAGACGTGATTTATGAGAATTGCCATAGCAAGTGGTAAGGGTGGAAGTGGTAAAACGAGTTTTTCCGTTTTACTCGCCTACTATCTTAGAAACAAACTAAAACATCCGGTAAAATATCTAGATTGTGACTGTGAAGCCCCAAATGGACACCTTTTTTTTGATGTTGACTTTAAAGGTTCAAGAAGCGTTGAGGTTGAGTGCCCAGACATAGATGAATCTCTATGTGATTACTGTGGGCTTTGCAGGGACATTTGTAAGTTCAGTGCAATCACGGTATTTGGAAAATCTATAATGACCTTCCCTGACATGTGTCATTCCTGTGGCGGATGTTTTAGGGTCTGCCCTAATGGTGCAATCAATAAACAATCAAGAATGATAGGAGAGATCAGGTGGGGAGAGAGTAGAAAAGTTGAGGGGCTTTCATTTGTGCAGGGGAGCCTCAGGATAGGGGAGGCCATGAGTCCACCCTTAATTAAGGAGGTGTTAAACACTAGATTTTGGAATGAACCAGGTACTGTTGAAATCGTAGATTCCCCGCCTGGTACATCGTGTCCTGTGGTGACGAGCATAAAGGACGCCGATTACGTTATCTTGATAGGAGAGTCAACGCCCTTTGGCCTTCACGACCTTAAAATAATGGCAACAGTTGCAAGAAAAATTGGGGTTCCCTTTGGTGTAATAGCAAATAAGGCCAGGGAAAAGACAGAACTCATAGGAAACTGGTGTAGTGCAAGCGGAGTTGAATTTCTCGGCTCACTCCCCTTTTCCATGGAATTTGCAAGAGCTTATGCAGGGGGAGGGGACATATTTGAGATCATGGAAGAAGAAAAAGATAGTCAGGAGTTGTTATGGCACGTGGCAAAAATGGTAAAGTAGAACTCGTAATTTTAAGCGGCAAGGGCGGCACAGGAAAGACGACCTTTACTGCCTCATTGGCAGCGCTACTTTCCGAGATCGTGATAGTGGATTGTGATGTAGATGCATCTAATTTATTCCTGTTACTAAATCCAAAAAATGTTGACGTTAATGAATTTTATAGCGGTCAGAAACCAGTAATCAATAGCGATCTCTGTAGCAAGTGTCTTACCTGTCAGGATGTATGCAATTTTGATGCAATTTATCCTGAATCAGGGAAAGTTGATGACATCGCATGTGAGGGCTGCGGTGTTTGCGCCTGGTTTTGCCCTGAAGGTGCCATAGATCTCAAAGAAAACCACTGTGGTAGGTGGTATGTGTCGAAAACTTCGTATGGACCAATGGTACATGCAGACCTTTTTCCAGGCGAAGAAAATTCTGGAAAGCTTGTCTATAAGATAAAGGAAACAGCCCGTGATATAGCTCAATCTGAAAATTTTGACTTGATTTTAATAGATGGTCCCCCTGGAACTGCGTGTCCTGTTATCTCAACACTGTCAGGTGCAACACACGCGGTCCTAGTGGCAGAACCTACACTTAGTGGTTTTAGTGACATGAAGCGGACATTGGAACTATGCATGCATTTTAAGATCAAAACCTCTTGCCTCATTAATAAAGCCGATATTTCTCCACAGATTTCAGATGAAATTGAAAAGTATGCCCTGGATAACGGCATTACCTTTTTAGGGCATTTACCTTTTGAGGAAAAGGTCACACTAGCCATGGAAAATTGTACACCATTTGTAAAAGCATTTCCAAATTCGCCCCTGTCTTTGGCAATAAAAGAAGTTGTGACGAAGATGAGGGAATGGATCACTTAAACACGGGTGAATGTTACATCTCTGTGACAATATAGCGTGTTGACTTGATATATCATCGTCAACGTTTAAATCTCCTCCTTCAAAAAAGGAGGTTTTTTTATGGTTTCAAAAAGGTATTTATTTTTTACAATCATGGTGTTCTGGCTTGGGTTTTGGGGATGCCTTCAGGGTAGTTTGAGAGCAGAGGTCAAAGATCCTCTGTTAAAAGTGCTTGTAAGAAAGGGGCTCTTGACAGAAAAAGAGGCACTGGAAATAAAAAAGGAGGCCGAATTAGAGGCAAAAAAGGAAAAAGAAAGGATCGCTTCTGAAGTAAAAAGTAGGATAGAGGCAGAGGGAGAAAAGATACCTAAGGGCCTAAAAGGAGTGAAACTAGGGACACTGACTTATCTTGACTATTCATCTGGGTATGGCCCGTTTTCTCAAGATGGATCCAAAGACAGCACAAACTATTTTTCTATTACAAGGGCCTATTTAAATTTCGAAAAGAAGATAACCCCCTGGTTTTCTTTCAGGTTTACTCCAGATATCCATAGCGGCAATGGAGATGATTATGATCTAAGAATAAAATACGCCTATGCAAAGTTTAAACTTCCTTCTGTTGGTCCATTTACAGGGCTTTTCATTGAAGCAGGGCAGGGCCATTTCCCGTGGCTCGATTTTCAGGAGCACGTAAATCCATATAGAATGCAGGGTACAATGCCCAGAGAGTTTTTTGGTACTTTTAACTCTGCAGACAGAGGAATAAGTCTGGCAGGTGACATAGGCGGAAAGCTCGATAGCGTTTTTATTGAAAAACTCTCCGCTCATTACCCAACCTTTGATCATTATGTTGGCAAGTACGGGACCTTTTGGCTTTCTGTCATGAATGGGGCTGGATATCACAACAAAGAAGTGAACCAAAACAAGGGAGTTGAGGGAAGGATCACTCTGAGGCCCTTTGGAAACAGTACAACTGGTATGTTACCGCTTGCAGGTCTTCAGGCGAGTTACTTTTTCATAGTTGGGGAAGGTAATGATGAAAACAGCCTTGGAGGATCTGCTCCAAACTATCTTGTCAATCTATTCATGTTGTCTTATCAGCATCCATGGTTTGTCTTGACAGCTGAATACAGTACCTCCACAGGGAACAATTCTGGATCCTGGGTAGTTACTCGCCCAGATGGCAGGATCGAGGAATTGGATACTGTTTGTTACTCTGTTTTTGGTGATGTCACCCTGCCGATATTGTCAGAAAAACTCCACGTCACAGGAAGATTTGACTGGTTCGATCCAGATAAAGAAGGTGTTAATGATACTGCCAGGCACTACATGATGGGCCTTGCCTATTACCTTACTGGAAAAAACATTATTCTCTTAAATGCTGAGTGGATGGACTATGATAGAAATTTCAGGATAAAACCGACTTTGGATTTTGGTAAGTGGGGCAAATACAATCCAAGCGGCGTTGGCGACCTAGAAGACGGATTCCGGATACAAACCACCTTACAAGTTTCATTTTAGTCAACAAAATATACCAATCATTGGCCTGGAAGCTGGTTTAGTGGCCTTTGCCAGTGCCTGTTCCAGGCCCTGAGGTTTGTGTTTTTTTTATCAAAAGGCATCTTGCCTATTTTTAGTGTAGCTCCTTATAATAGATGGATAAGACCATATGGAATATCCTATTAGTTAGGGGATTGTCTGGCTTTTTATTCATAGAAAATCATCATTTACCAATGGCATCCTGCGACTCCTCAATGCATGGAGGCAAAGTAAGAATGAATTTTTTTGAAAAGTTTATTGCTTTAGTTACGTATATTTATGATCCAATACATTATTGGTGGGAAAGGGAAAAAACCCAGAAGTTTGTTGCATCTTTATTGATTTTTATTTTTCTTTTCTGGCTTACCGTAATAGAGATGAACAGACATGGGGTATTGCCTGAATTCCTTGGCCAGAAAATCCCTAAGAATCCTTTTGATGCAGTTCATTTGGCGTTTTCATTACTTTTGATTTTCGAGGTAATAACATTTATATTTGTGCTCCCGTGTTCTGTAACAATGGCCGTAGCCAAGCAGCTAGAAATACTTTCTCTTATTTTTTTAAGAAATTGTTTTAAACTTTTAATTGAATTTGAAGAACCGATTAATTTTTCAGCTCATTTGGATATCATATTTCAGATTGGTAGTTATGCCTTTGGGGCCCTTCTACTTTTCATTTCATTGACTATTTATCAAAAATTGAAGCAACCAAGAGAAGGCGTGGAATCTGGCGTTACAATTTATTATTTCGTTGGGGCTAAAAAGTGTATTTCGCTCCTTTTAATCTTGATATTCATTAGTTTAGGTATTTATAATGCCTTTGCCGCATATTATGGAAAACCACATGTAAACTTTTTTCAAGAATTCTATACAATATTAATCTTTAGCGATATACTTATTGTGTTGATCTCACATAAATTTTTCCCTTCCTTTAAGGATATGTTCAGAAATTCTGGCTATGCTATAGCTACTCTTTTAATGCGTTTATGTCTCACTGCTCCAATTTATTTTGATGTCATGATTGGTCTCATGGCTGCAGTCTTTGCCATGTGTCTTACATATGTTTACAACAGGGCTGAAAGATTCTTTTAAAAATGTTATATTTGAGATTAATATCTATATCTTAAATTTATATCCAATGCCTCGAACAGTCTCAATGTAATCAGCTGCTTGTCCTAATTTCTTTCTCAGCCTTCTTATGTGAGTATCTACGGTCCTGGAATTGACTGGATAGTTGTAACCCCAGACTTGTTCCATAAGCATTTGTCTGGTTAGGACTATGGAAGGATGTTCTGCAAGATAGGTGAGAAGCTTGAATTCAACTCTTGTCAGTTCAATCTCTTTTTGTGCAACTGTTACTTTCACCCCTGCCTTGTCAATCCTGAGAATGCCTTTTTCAATGATGTTTTGTGGATTTTCAATATAGTCTCCGGCTCCGGCCCTTTTGAGTACTGCCCTTGCCCTCAGTACGAGTTCTCTAGGGCTAAAGGGCTTGACCACGTAGTCGTCCGCTCCAAGTTCAAGGCCGTAAATACGATCGTCTTGGGCATCTTTCGCAGTGACCATAATAACGGGGATAGACCTGGTATCGTTTCTCTCTTTTAAGGCCTTTATGATTTCAAAGCCATCCACGTCTGGCAACATTATGTCCAGGATAATAAGGTCAGGAGCAAAGTTGCGAATTTCATGAAAGATACCACCACCATAGGCAATGGCTTTGGTATCAAAGCCAGCGGCATCCAGATTGAATTGCTCAATGTTTGCGATCTCTGGATCGTCCTCAACAATTAGGATTCTTTTGGGCCTATCCATAAAGAGAAGGCCGGGAATTTTCCCGGCCACACCTTTCTTTTTTTAATGGCTTGGCCAAATTGGTTCCCCATTTACGGTAATTTCTTTGGCCCACATTTGTTCTACTATTTGTACAACTTTTAAGGGCATAGGAACATAAAGTAGGTCTCGTGCCATTTCAGTGCCGTTTTTATAGCACCAATCAAAAAACTTTAACATAGTAATAGCTCTATTTTTATCCTTTTGTTCCTTGTAGATCAAGATAAAAGAAGCCCCTGTAATAGGCCAGGAATTTTTACCAGGCTGATTTACAAGGACAACCGCCATCCCTGGAGTATTGATCCAGTCGGCATTTTTAGCAGCTGCTTGGAAAGAGTCAATGGTTGGAGATACAAAGTTTCCGTCCTTGTTTTTGAGTAAAACTGAAGTCAAGTTATTTTGTTT is drawn from Dissulfuribacter thermophilus and contains these coding sequences:
- a CDS encoding (Fe-S)-binding protein, giving the protein MTLPKEDILAILEQNIAIRKSAFPLSWKRLTAWAKGLGLKRGGKVVIFTGHMYQIIPFIKGVQKRQKKISNPSQKTRLARIINPIFSVSTLMSIAAASPQDIRLYNGYLRNIVFLLRLAGIDPGYLYEREDYAGTLAYDLGLQHVFERHAKKVYRTLKEAGVGTVITVDPHTTYILGHIYPELINGFDLEVKSYLEILAEKLPKKLHFNGDSKVVIHDSCVYTRYLDVSEAPRKLLKQAGYNVCEPELSGRLTHCCGGPIESLFPEKTREIAQKRLESLSAIGKKIVTMCPVCHLNLKAATQDKVEIKDISEYLLESSSTQKTST
- a CDS encoding 4Fe-4S dicluster domain-containing protein, which translates into the protein MIKVSENVLKELKKIGDFNASMCFSCGTCTALCPVGLPILPREIFRYALLGAEDRLRDESDPIFSCLLCRMCEENCPEGVKISNNIRLLRIYLNKKVFKP
- a CDS encoding CoB--CoM heterodisulfide reductase iron-sulfur subunit A family protein, producing the protein MADKRIGVFVCRCGGNISDYIDVDKVVKGIAKEKGVVVARVNTFSCSDAAQEEMIKYIREYNLNGIVIASCSPKLHLSTFRSMAKRGGLNPYEYSHANIREQCSWTHTHDKDGATQKAIRLVRAGIASTRFSKPMEPIEIKTRPAVLIIGAGIAGMRAAISLGQMGLNVYVVEKENEPGGLIRNRKRLFPNNTDAKKLIESLRLRANAIDTLHIYYGARLIEKKGSVGDFTIKVEVKRPETDDRDVIELNVGAIIVATGAAPYTPKEGELGFGAPFVITLGQYLDLLEKNVGTHKSALMLNGKKIKKICYIYCVGSRENSKKEDALTYCSRYCCTAGIHAAVSTHENFGEKIVQYHLYRDIRTYGAFEALYQRALETGSIFIKFSPSSPPEVIIDREVGINRVKVKDLLTRKQELEIDCDLVVLVTGMVPRDNPELESILKLPIGKDGFYNEIHPKLRPVETVVDGLFIAGCSQSPKNASESVQSALAAAAKAGSMLLKEKVYLEPFIAKVYEELCDGCGLCIDACPYEAISINDVDGKKVAKVNPGLCKGEGACVPVCPKEAVEIKGYEHQRIRAMIEALTGEIRP
- a CDS encoding NAD(P)-binding protein, with product MDNLHFDCVVIGGGISGMESALTLGDMGFKVLLVEREASIGGKMILLSKVFPTLDCSSCISTPKMAATYNHPNITTLTYSEVKSIERLEDGTFDVKITQKPTFVDPSKCTGCSQCEKVCTVARIDQFNEGLIARRAIYIPFPQAVPKKAVIEKKGLSPCSNSCPAGIRAHGLVALIRNGRFERAYERHMEDAPFVGSLGYLCYAPCEKHCTKGKRSNKPVSIRELERFIAEKRIGAKPNNNDDGLPCEPPQGKHKIGIVGSGVESLALAYFLCIQGHSVTIFTGGKELGGILLKAKQGGHLPSYILKNDIQGILSKGINVEDIKPASFKEILANGYDVVFTEDKSYTSEDERIFRPETVVEDPCRIVLGIQEAKRIARQIHLFLEGKTVTLKESDKTTGRKLFKHGHYETLPKEDASLRPLLSEEQALEKAMECLDCGSCSECLECKKACPAGAIDFSMEPTQLNVKASAIITATGFKLFDPSKKKLLGYERMPNVITAMQMDRLLSPTRPYNAVLRPSDGKIPGNIALILCTGSRDKTVGNPWCSRICCMYSIKQAQLIMGALPIANVTIYYIDIRAFGKGYDEFYEQAKGMGVVFVKGKVARIEEAPGDDLYLYYEDMERKGGLKRAKHDLVVLSVGALADSKITKAFKDNIPQLNELSFFKEISEISEPCLSNVDGVFVAGSASGPKDIPDCVVHAGACAAQVASYLKSRDKA
- a CDS encoding hydrogenase iron-sulfur subunit is translated as MLKILVFSTNTISDPGIDLAGASHLDYPLGVSVISVPCSSGIDPRWILYALKKGFDGVFIAADGTDCSFLQDCTKRTADVVKNAQELVKINGMDPRRIKMAAICSVCSEAFQNHMKKFEENLKKLCGEQDG
- a CDS encoding sulfurtransferase TusA family protein, encoding MSVDLSSLKPDKVVDARGTACPGPLLEAKRAIADLAPGAILEVQSSDEGTNDDLPLWAENAGHDFLGVIEEAGFWRLFVKKAEE
- a CDS encoding ArsR/SmtB family transcription factor, with protein sequence MTIKIDFDPKVFDEHAEVCKVLANPKRLMILYLLSGGDKSVSEIAQAIGVPIANASQHLAKLRNRGLVKTKKIGQTVVYSISDDRIPRACDLIRATLLDRLRSQAKLLKCIEELEPMESRQTTKK
- a CDS encoding NifB/NifX family molybdenum-iron cluster-binding protein; its protein translation is MKAAVSITDPEKSLDSQIDPRFGRAANFLLVDLEKGEALKVISNSQAMNLGHGAGIQAATLIVEEGADAVVSGYVGPKAFSVLNAAGIKVYSGAEGTVKEVINLLKEGKLTPGEAPSSNGHGMGMGRRDL
- a CDS encoding 4Fe-4S binding protein, with product MRIAIASGKGGSGKTSFSVLLAYYLRNKLKHPVKYLDCDCEAPNGHLFFDVDFKGSRSVEVECPDIDESLCDYCGLCRDICKFSAITVFGKSIMTFPDMCHSCGGCFRVCPNGAINKQSRMIGEIRWGESRKVEGLSFVQGSLRIGEAMSPPLIKEVLNTRFWNEPGTVEIVDSPPGTSCPVVTSIKDADYVILIGESTPFGLHDLKIMATVARKIGVPFGVIANKAREKTELIGNWCSASGVEFLGSLPFSMEFARAYAGGGDIFEIMEEEKDSQELLWHVAKMVK